CCAGCGCCACGTCGCCCGGTCGATCGAGGCCGGCCACAGGAACTCGCCGTCGACGGCGCCGGCCGGCAGCAGTGCCACCAGGGCGTCCCGCCGCGCCTCGGTCACCCGGGACAGCCCGAACGCCCCGGCGGTGAGCCGGGTCAGCCGGTCGCGGTGCACCGGCCCCTCCGCCTTGAGGCCGGCGGTGAGCACCCGGCGGACCTGCCGCGCGACGGCGGGGTCGCTCAGCTGGTCCAGCTGCCTCTTGTCGCCCGCGGGCTTCGGCGTCCAGGCGATGAACGGCTGCTCCTCGTCCAGCGGCGCCTGAGCGCGGGCGGCCCTGGCCGGCGCCTTCGGCGACGTCCCGGCGGTGCGCTTCGGTGCCGCCGGCGGTCGCGGGGCAGCCGGCTCGGCGACAGCGGCCGGCTCGGCGACGGCCACGGGCTCGACCGCGACGGGCTCGACCGCGACGGGCTCGACCGCGACGGGCTCGCTCACCACGGGCTCGGTCAGGAGGGGCTCAGGCTCGACCACGGGCTCGGGCACGACCAGGGGCTCGGGCACGACCACGGGCTCGGGCTCGCGGGCCGGAGCCACCCGGGTCGCCAGCGGGCGGAGCGGGATGACGTCGGCCAGCGGGCCGTCGTAGGGCTCCTCGACCTCGGGCTCCGGTTCGGGCTCGACCGCGGCCGGGGCCGGAGTGGGGGTCGCTGCTGCGACGGCCGCCTCCAGCGTGGTCAGCACGGCCTCGCGGTCGGCCAGCCAGCTCGGCAGCCACACCCGCTCGACGGCCGGCCAGCGCAGCAGCTCGCCGAGCACCTCGGCCGGCAGGCCGTCGCGGTCCCCGACGGTGCGACGCCGCGCCCAGGCCGGGCCGTCGAGCAGCACGGCCAGCACCGGGGTGTCCGGTGCCGACGCGGGGGCGACGGTGAGGTCGAGGCGGAAGTCCGACAGGCCGACGTCCGTGCGCACCACCAGTCCCCGGGCGCGGAGCTCGTCGGCCACCTCGTCGCGGTGCCGGTCGGGCGACGTCCCGGGGTGGGTGGGGGCGACGGTGCCGGAGGCGGCCCGGTCGAGGTAGGCGCGCAGGTCCCGGACCCCCACCGACGTGGTCTGCTCGGCGTGCAGCTGCTCGGGGGCGAAGGAGCTGAAGACGACGACCTGCCGGCGAGCGCGGGTGACGGCCACGTTCAGCCGCCGTTCCCCGCCGACCCGGCTCAGCGGCCCGAGGTCCAGGGACAGCCGGCCGCGCGCGTCGGCGCTGAAGCCGAGGGAGAGGAACACGGCGTCCCGCTCGTCTCCCTGGACGGTGTCCAGGTCCTTGACGAGCAGCCCCTCGCCGTCGGAGCGGTCCAGCGCGTCGACCACGCGCTCGTCCCCGGAGTCGCGCAGCAGCTCCTCGATCAGTGCCCGCTGCGGCGCGGTCGAGGCGATCACCGCGATCGACGGGACCGCGGGGGCGGCGGAGGAGAACCGGCGCAGCACCTCGCCGACGACCGCGTGGGCCTCCACCGGGTTCGTGCGCATGCCGGGGCCCGAGCGCACGAAGGTGCCCTCGACGCGCACCAGGGACACCCCGTGGCCGGCCGGGGCGGGGGAGGCGCCCCCGTGCAGCGGTGCCGGGAAGGAGGAGAGCCGGCCGTCGTAGTACCGGGCGTTGCTGAAGGCGATCAGCGACTCGTCCTGGCTGCGGTAGTGCCAGGACAACCGCTGCTGCGGCACCCCGGCCTGCACGCACTCGGCGAGGAGGCTCGGCGCGGTCGGGGCGGCATCGGCGGCCGGGTCCACGTCGTCGAGGCCGGGAGGGAGCGGCGGCAGCTGCGCGCTGTCCCCGACCACCACCGCGGCCCGGGCCCGGCCCAGTGCGCCGACGGCGTCGGCGACCCGGAGCTGCGAGGCCTCGTCGAACACGACCAGGTCGAACTGGCCGGCGACCGCGGGGAGGAACCGCGCCACCGACTCGGGGGTGGCCAGCACGCACGGCAGGACGGCGGTGATCAGCTCGCCGTGGGCCGCCAGCAGCCCGCGCACGCCCAGCCCGGGCTCGGAGTGCCCCTCGCGCTGCTCGGCCAGCTCCCGCCGCAGGGCGCCGACCGGGCCCTCGGCCGTGGACGCGTCGAACGGCCGGGCCGCCAGCACCCCGGCGGGGACGGCGTCGACCAGGTGCGAGCGCACGGCGCGGGACGCCGCGGCGAAGCGGGCGAGGGCCCGCTCCTGCCGCCCGGCGTCGAAGGCGTCCAGCCCGGTGGCCTGCTGCCGCTCGGCGACCGAGGCCTCCGCGAGCCCCCGGTCGAAGGCGCGCACCGCGTCGTCGGCGGGCACCCTGCCGTGCAGCAGCAGGAGCCGGGCCTCGGTCAGCCCGGCCAGCCGCAGCGGTTCCAGGGTGTCCAGCAGGCTGACCCAGCGGCGCAGCGACATCGGGTGCACGTACTCCACGCCGCGCTCCGGCCGGGTCAGCGTCCAGCGCAGCACCAGCCCGTCCTCGCCGCTCCACGCGCCCAGCTGCGCCGAGCTGCTGGAGCAGACCGTCAGCAGCTGGCGGAGCGCGTCGCGCAGCCGGGCGACGGTGCGCGCCCCGGACACGTCGGTCACCGGGCCGGCGGCGAGGAACCGGCGGACGGCGGTGGCGAAGCCGGCGCTGCCGTCGACCGTGGCAGCGGCACGGCGCAGCCAGCGCACCTCGGCGTCGAACACCGACCGGCCCGGTTCGGTGAAGGGGTTCCACCCGGGCGGCACCTGCAGCCCCGGGATGCCGGCCGCCCGCGAGGCCAGGGCCCGGACGGCGGTCTGCACCCGCCGGAGGTCGGCGGTCAGCTCGGGGACGTCGCCGGGCCGGATCGAGGCGCCCGGGCGCAGCGCCGGGGCCAGCTGGTCCCGGACGGTGGCCAGCTTGCCGCGCCGCGCCACCCAGCTCGCCGCCGCGGCCTCCTGCGCCTGCACGAACAGGTCGGCCAGCGGCAGGTCGAGCGCCGCCGGGGTGAGTATGTCCAGGCCGGGGTGCGGCGCGGCGGTGAGCTCGGCGATCTCACCGAGCAGGTCGTCGGTGGCGGCCTGCCAGCGCGCCGTGCGCACCTCGTCCAGCACGGCCAGCCCGATCCGGGGCCCGCCGAGCAGGTGCACGAGGGCGTCCAGGTCCTCCGGGGTGCCGGCGGCGCGCAGGACGGCGGCCAGACCTCCCTCGCCCGGCAGCTCCCGGATCGCGGCGTCGACGGCGACCGCGGCCTGCTGCACCTCGGTGATGTCGAGGTCGATGGTGTCGATGAAGGCCCACGCGTGCCCGGCCGAGGGGTGCGCCAGGCCGGCGATGTCGGGCAGCAGCGCCAGCGCGTGGTGCACCTCGGTCACCACCTCGGCGGTGGCGCGGGCGGCGAAGCGGGCGGTCACCGGGAGCGGGTCGACGTCGGGGGCGGCGCCCAGCTCGGCGGTGCGGGCTGAGTACAGCGACAGGCCCGCCGGGTTCTCCGCGTGCAGCCGCTCGGCGTGGTGCTGCAGGGTGCGGCGGGCCGAGCGCAGCTCCTCGGCGTCGGCGGCCAGGCCCTGGGCGTCGACGTCGACCGCGTGCGCCAGTGCGGCCCGGACCTGGGCCCGGACGACGGCCGGCCGGCTGCCCTTGTCGTGCAGGTGGAGCGCGAGCGGGCCCATGCCGACCGCGTCCAGCCGCCGGGCGACGGCGTCCAGGGCGGCGCGCTTCTCGGCGACGAACAGGACCCGCTGACCCTCGGCGACGGCCCGGGTGAGCAGGTTGCCGATCGTCTGCGACTTGCCGGTGCCGGGTGCGCCCTGGACGACGATCGTCCGCCCGGCGGTGGCCGCGGCGACCGCAGCCAGCTGGGCGGCGTCCGCGGGCAGCGGGCACCGGGCGGCGAGCTCGTCGAGGTCGACCGGGTCGGCGGGCGCGGGCACCGGGTCGACGAAGCGCTCGGCCGGGGCGTGCACCAGGTGGGCGACCAGCGGGTTGGCCGTGAGCTCGGCCCAGTGCTCGTCGAGGTCACGCCACAGCCGGTACGCCGCGACCGGCAGGACGGCCAGCTCGGCGGTCGCCTCGACCCGGTGGGGGAGCGCGGCGGTGGCCAGCGCCGCGCGGAGCGCGTCCAGCGCCGCGGTCGCGCCGATCTCGGCGCTGTCGTCGGCCGCTCCGGTCAGCCCGGGCACGGTCAGGCCGTGCACCCGGCGGAGCTCGGCCAGCAGGCAGCCGTTCGGCACGGTGCTCCCGGCCTCGTCCACCGTCAGCCGGTACCCGCCGTCGCGGGCCGGGGTGAGCAGGACGGGGACGAGCACCACCGGTGACCGCAGCGGGCGGCCGTCGAGCTCCCAGAGCAGGCTGCCCAGGGCGAGGTACAGGCCGTTCGCGCTGGTCTGCTCGACCACCGTGCGGGCCCGGTGGGCGAGGGCGCGCAGCCGGGACGGGTAGCCGGCGGCGGGGACGTCGACGTGCAGCGACCGGCGCTCGGTGAGCTGCTGGAGCAGGTGCTGGGCGGGCAGGTCGCGGGCGGTGCGCAGCCCGGTGTCGGCCTGCACACCGGCCACCCGGTCACCGGGCAGGAGGGTCAGCGTGGCTCCGCCCTCGACCAGCTCCGCCAGCGCCGCCAGGGCGTCCGGCGGCACCGTGAGCGGCAGCCCCGACCCCTCGGCGTGGTCGATCAGCCGGGTGCGCACGCTGGGGCTGAGCAGGTCGTCCTGCCACTG
The Modestobacter marinus DNA segment above includes these coding regions:
- a CDS encoding DUF3320 domain-containing protein; this translates as MRNAADLQVSSEGPAAASSPTVSVELTVSPVVSSALAAHGVPVVSRLSLTGSTSTVRGAVLRLSVQDAEGELGAAVERLVDLDAGRTTVVDDTGLTLDPAALRQRGEPRPSWLQVELTAAGRVLAEHREPVTVLAAGQWLAAPLPLALEVLAAHVQPQHPAIGALVADATTLLEEGTGSGSLTGYADGPDRVDDVVEAITWAVRRREVRHSEPPAGWTEDGQHVRDPGEVLDDRAGTCLDTVVTLAAALEHAGLRPLLWVVEGHAFLGYWREERSAATAATTDVAALVALVDQRVIGLVETTLLTDRGNTTPDLHGPAYAAWLSGDLSRVLGVTDVHRARLDGVRPLPDHTGAEDDAAPEPELHAAAAPALPDTPAAPGTDHRPPAPARVRQWQDDLLSPSVRTRLIDHAEGSGLPLTVPPDALAALAELVEGGATLTLLPGDRVAGVQADTGLRTARDLPAQHLLQQLTERRSLHVDVPAAGYPSRLRALAHRARTVVEQTSANGLYLALGSLLWELDGRPLRSPVVLVPVLLTPARDGGYRLTVDEAGSTVPNGCLLAELRRVHGLTVPGLTGAADDSAEIGATAALDALRAALATAALPHRVEATAELAVLPVAAYRLWRDLDEHWAELTANPLVAHLVHAPAERFVDPVPAPADPVDLDELAARCPLPADAAQLAAVAAATAGRTIVVQGAPGTGKSQTIGNLLTRAVAEGQRVLFVAEKRAALDAVARRLDAVGMGPLALHLHDKGSRPAVVRAQVRAALAHAVDVDAQGLAADAEELRSARRTLQHHAERLHAENPAGLSLYSARTAELGAAPDVDPLPVTARFAARATAEVVTEVHHALALLPDIAGLAHPSAGHAWAFIDTIDLDITEVQQAAVAVDAAIRELPGEGGLAAVLRAAGTPEDLDALVHLLGGPRIGLAVLDEVRTARWQAATDDLLGEIAELTAAPHPGLDILTPAALDLPLADLFVQAQEAAAASWVARRGKLATVRDQLAPALRPGASIRPGDVPELTADLRRVQTAVRALASRAAGIPGLQVPPGWNPFTEPGRSVFDAEVRWLRRAAATVDGSAGFATAVRRFLAAGPVTDVSGARTVARLRDALRQLLTVCSSSSAQLGAWSGEDGLVLRWTLTRPERGVEYVHPMSLRRWVSLLDTLEPLRLAGLTEARLLLLHGRVPADDAVRAFDRGLAEASVAERQQATGLDAFDAGRQERALARFAAASRAVRSHLVDAVPAGVLAARPFDASTAEGPVGALRRELAEQREGHSEPGLGVRGLLAAHGELITAVLPCVLATPESVARFLPAVAGQFDLVVFDEASQLRVADAVGALGRARAAVVVGDSAQLPPLPPGLDDVDPAADAAPTAPSLLAECVQAGVPQQRLSWHYRSQDESLIAFSNARYYDGRLSSFPAPLHGGASPAPAGHGVSLVRVEGTFVRSGPGMRTNPVEAHAVVGEVLRRFSSAAPAVPSIAVIASTAPQRALIEELLRDSGDERVVDALDRSDGEGLLVKDLDTVQGDERDAVFLSLGFSADARGRLSLDLGPLSRVGGERRLNVAVTRARRQVVVFSSFAPEQLHAEQTTSVGVRDLRAYLDRAASGTVAPTHPGTSPDRHRDEVADELRARGLVVRTDVGLSDFRLDLTVAPASAPDTPVLAVLLDGPAWARRRTVGDRDGLPAEVLGELLRWPAVERVWLPSWLADREAVLTTLEAAVAAATPTPAPAAVEPEPEPEVEEPYDGPLADVIPLRPLATRVAPAREPEPVVVPEPLVVPEPVVEPEPLLTEPVVSEPVAVEPVAVEPVAVEPVAVAEPAAVAEPAAPRPPAAPKRTAGTSPKAPARAARAQAPLDEEQPFIAWTPKPAGDKRQLDQLSDPAVARQVRRVLTAGLKAEGPVHRDRLTRLTAGAFGLSRVTEARRDALVALLPAGAVDGEFLWPASIDRATWRWFRRQASSTARPLEHVAPQEIANAMVALCRAGSGLTRDELQVRTLEVFGHRRRTAALLPLLDAPLAAALAAGRLTAQPSGRLTV